The nucleotide window GCGATCGGCGTGACGATGCAGGGCGACAACGTTTCGGCGGTGACGGGGATCGATCTCGGCGCACAGGAGGTGCCCGCCGATGACTGAGGCGGCGGGCGGTGCTGTGGAGGACGAGAACGGAGAGGTCGAGCCGGTCGAACTGCTCGTGAGGCTCGCCGAGGAAGGCGAGATCGAACCGTGGGATATCGACGTCGTCGACGTGACCGACGCCTTCCTCGAACGGCTCGACGCGGCGGATCTGCGTACCTCGGGCCGGGCACTGTTCTACGCGAGCGTGCTCCTCCGGATGAAGAGCGAGGCGCTGCTCGAACCGGACGAGGAGGACGAACCCGAAATCGAGCCGTGGGAGGAGGGTTACGAGCAACCGCTCGACGAGTTCGGACCGGACCCGGTGGCGGCGCTCGAAGACGAGATGGATCGCCGGCTCGATCGGAAGGGCGCGCGCGGCACGCCGGAGACGCTCGACGAGCTCGTGCGCGAACTCCGCGAGGCCGAGCGCGACTCGTGGTGGAAGGAGTCCAGGACCTACGACACGAGCGGCTCGCCGAAAGGGTTTCAACGGGGAACGCAGACCCTCGACTACCGGTCGGGCGACGATCTGCGCGTCGACGACGAGCCGACCGAGGCCGACGTCACGGGCACGGCCCACGGCGAGGACATCGAGGCCATCATCGCGGACGTCCAGCGCGTCCTCCGTAAGCAGTACGACGCCGGGCGCGATGAGGTACTCTACGCCGAGATCGACACGGCGGGCGGCTCGCGCGTCGAGACCTTCCTGGCCGTGCTCTTCCTCTCACACCGCGGCCACGTCCGCCTCCAGCAGGACGAGCTGTTCGGCGATCTCTGGGTGCAGAACCCGAACACGGAGTCGGCCTCGACCGAGGCGATCGCCGACTGAAGTAGGGGTGTGCTACCGCGGTTCGGAGTAGCATTATTGCACTCGGAACGAACGAAGTGATATGTCCGATCCGTTCGGCCGCGCCGTCCGCGACTTCCATCGTGACGAACAGGACGCACCCCTCATCCAGCGCGATGGTGAGTGGGCGCGCGAACACCCAATCGAGGCGTTCTATTTCGACGAGTTCGATCCCGACAGCGACCGCAGTGAGTTCCTGATGTCTTGGCTCGATGGCCCACTGCTCGATATGGGTGCAGGCGCGGGACGCGATACGCTCTACTTCCAGGATCAGTTCGAGACGGTCGCCATCGAGGTGAGCGATCATCTCGTCGAAACGATGCGCGAGCGGGGTGTCCGCGACGCCCGTCGTGCCGACATGTTCGCGCTCCGCGAGTCGTTCGAGCGCGATCGGTTTCAGTCGGCGTTCGCGTGGGGGACACAGGTCGAGCTCGCGGCCTCGATGCAAGGGCTCCGAGAGTTCCTGGACGATCTCGCGTTCGTCACCGCTCCGGATGGGACGGCGACGCTCGACTGTCACGACCCGGAGCGGATCGTGGCGGAGGGGATGCTCGGCTACCGCGCCGATCCGACACCCGGACTCGCCCACCGCGTGATGCAGTTCGAATACGAGGGCGACATCGGCGAGACGCTCCTGTTTCGGCTGTTCGGCCCCGATCGGCTGCGCGAGGCCGCAGCGGAGATCGGTTGGGAAGTCGCTGCCCACAGCTACGATGCCGCGGACTCGCCACATTACCAGGCGGCGCTGACGAAGGCGTAGCCTGCTGCGGATTCTCACTGCACGATTATTCGTCGGCAAGTGTTTCCGCTCGCCGAAAGGTTGATAGCATGTCGTGTTGTATGGTATCTCGTATCATGACACCGGAACGCATCAAGGAGCGGTTGAAGGAGACCGAAGGTCGAGTCGATGTCGAGGCGTTCGTCAGCGCGCTCGAATACGTCCGCGACGACGGGCGACGGTGAGACGATAGCCCGCGGCGTCCACGCGCGAGAGGTACGCGGGTCAGTATCGGTCCGGCAGGTTCGAGGAGCCGTGTGCAAAAACAGTATTTTTCGTCCGTTCGTTCGCGTCTCAGACGTCGTCAGTCTCGCGATCCTCGTGTTCGCCTTCCTCGATCTCCTCGACGACCTTGTCACAGAAGGTGTCGAGATCGTCGGGGTTGCGGCTGGTGACGAGCCCCTCGTCGACGACGACCTCCTCGTCGACCCAGTCGCCGCCCGCGTTGCGGATATCGGTCTCCAGGCTGTGATAGGAGGTCAGCTGCCGACCGTCGACGACGTCGGCCTCGACGAGCGTCCACGGACCGTGACAGATGACACAGAGCGGCTTCTCGGTCGCGAAGAAGTCGTGGACGAACTCCACCGCGTCGTCGTCGGCGCGGAGAGTGTCGGCACCGACGGTCCCGCCGGGAACGACGAGTCCGTCGTACTCCTCGACGCTGGCGTCGGCGAACGTCTTCTCGATTTCGTAGCTGCCGGCCGGATCGAGGTCGTTGTTTACCGTCTCGACCTCGCCGGTCTCGACACCGATGACTTCGACGCTGGCCCCGGCATCGGTCACGGCGTCGCGTGGCTCGGTGAATTCGGCTTCCTCGGAACCGCGCGGTGCGAGAACGATGCCGACCGTCTTGCCGTCGAGTTGGTCGCTCATGGGACGCTCGGAACGCGGAGAGCGATCGCGGTAAGTCGATGGCTTGCTCTCGCAACGACTCAGTCGAGATAGTCGCCGGCGAGCAGCGCGAGGCGCTCGCGGGTCTCGTCGGGGATCGCCTCGGCCGCGGTGTTGATCGTCCCGTCGAGTGCGTGCGCGCAGTCACAGTCGCGCTCGTCGGGCATCGTCTCGATGGCACGCCGGATCGTCGCGTTGATCCGCTCCTCGTTCGCGGCGGCGTTGTCGAGCACCTCTTGGAGGCTTACCTCGCTGTCCTCCTTCCAGACGTCGTAGTCGGTGACGCCGGCGACGGACGCGTAGCAGAGCTCGGCCTCGCGGGCGAGTTTCGCCTCCGGTACGGCGGTCATTCCGACGATATCCCAGCCCTGCGCGCGGTAGAACTCGCTCTCCGCTCGGGTGGAGTACTGTGGGCCCTCGATGCAGACGTAGGTACCGTCCTCCTCGACGCCCGCTTCTGCTCCGCCACCCGCCTCCGCCCCGCTATCCGCACTCGGCCCGTCGTCCGCCTCACCGTCCGCTCCCGCTGCCGCCTCGTCGTCGATCGTCTCGGCCGCGGTGGCGAGATGGCTGGTCATATGAGGGCAGTACGGCTCGGCGAAGCCCATGTGGACGACCATCCCGTCGCCGAAGAACGAGGTCGTGCGGTGGCGCGTCCGGTCGAACAGCTGATCGGGGACGACGAGCGTCTGCGGCGGGAGCCCCTCACGCAGGCTCCCGACCGCGTTGGTCGCGAGAACCCGATCGACGCCGAGTTCCTTCAGCGCGTAGATGTTCGCCCGGTAGGGCACTTCGGTCGGCGAGAGCTCGTGGTTCGGCCCGTGTCGCGGGAGGAAGGCGATCTCCCGGCCATCGAGTTCGCCGACCGTGACGGAGCCGCTCGGCGCGCCGAACGGCGTCTCGACGCTCTCCTCGTGGCCCGCGTCGAGATCGAGCGCCTCGTAGATGCCGCTGCCGCCGATGAGACCGATCATGGTTCCTCCAAGAGCGTCCAGCCCTCGCCCTCGCGTGCGACGAGTTCCCGGCGCTCCATCTCCGCGAGCACCTCGTCCATCCGGTCGGGCTGGGCGATCTCCATTTCGATGCGGTCGATGCCGTGATGCTCGGCGAGCAGGTGGCGGATCTCCTCCATGCCCATCGCCGTGTCGGGTTTCAGGACGCCGCTCACGAGATCGGTCATGTCCTCAATGAAGTTCCAGGGGTAGATCACCCAGGTCCAGCTGTCGAGATGCTCGCCGACGTAGTCGGGTTCGAACTCGCTCGTCCCGAGCAGTTGGACGGTCGCGGTGCGGACGGCGTTCGGATCGCGGTCGGTGACGTACTCGTGGGCGCGCTCGATCGAGCCCCCGGTGTCGGCGATGTCGTCGATGATGAGAACGTCCTTGCCCTCCACCGAGCCCTCGGGCATCGGATAGCGGATCTCCGGCTCGCCCGTTTTGGCGGCGGTTCCTACGTAATGTTCCATCTTCAGGCTCGTAAGGTCGTCGAGCCCGAGGAAGTCACAGAGACAGCGTCCGGCGAACCAGCCGCCGCGCGCGAGCGCGACGACGACCTCCGGCTCGAACTCGGTGCGTCTGACCTGATCGGCGACCGACCGACAGCGGCCGTAGATGTACTCCCAGTTGGTGACGGTGCAAGTGAAGTCGTCGCGCTCGGTCATGGCTCAGTTGTGTGGGACGGCGGCACGCGTTAAGTCGTTGTGTCTCTCCGCTCGGCGGAGTAGGAATCAGTGAGAACGAGGAGTCGGCCTTCCGGTCAGCGACCAGCCATGATGCCGCCGTCGACCGAGAGCGGCATGCCGGTGACGTACGAGGCGTCGTCCGAACAGAGCCAGACGGCCGCGTTGGCCATCTCCTCGGGCTCCCCGAGTCGCCGCATCGGAACGCTCGATTTGAGTTTCTCGCGCATCTCGTCGGGCATCTGGCTGTAGCCGGGCGTATCGACCGGCCCGGGACAGACGGCGTTGATGCGGATGCCGTCCTCGGCGTATTCGAGCGCGGCGGTCCGTGTGAGGCCGACGACGCCGTGTTTGCCCGCCGAATAGGGTGCGACGTTGCGCTGGCCCTTCAGCCCCGCGCCGGAGGAGGTGTTGACGATCGCACCGCCGCCCTGTTCGAGCATTGCGTCGATCTCGTGGCGCATGCACCGCCACGTGGATTTGAGCGTGATGTCGAGCTCCTTGTCCCAGTCATCTTCAGAAACCTCCGCCGTCGGCACCATATCGCCCGCGGCACCGGCGGCGTTGTTGTGAGCCATGTCGAGGCCGCCGTAGCTGTCGACCGCTTCCTCGACCATCGCGGTGATGTCTGACTGGCTGGTGATGTCGACGGTGAGGAACAGCGCCTCGCCACCGTCGTCCTCGATCAGTTCGACGGTTTCCCGGCCGGCGTCCTCGTCGATGTCCGTAACGATGACGTTCGCTCCTTCCTCGGCGAACCGCAGCGCCGACGCACGGCCGATACCCGCGCCGGCACCTGTAACGGCTACCGTTTTGTCGTTGAGTCCGTTCATAGTGGTTTTCCGTTCGTCGCGGGGCGAGACGACGCTCGCCCCGTGCGAACACTGAATATTTGTTCAGTCCGGCGGATAACCGTTTCGCTCCGAGCAGCGCTTCAACAAACGAAATCGCGTGACAGCGGTCAGTTTGACGTGTCTGACTGTGACGCTATCGCACGAAGCCGGTCGGTTCGGAACCTTCTTTATTGACGTTCGTGATTATACGTCCACGATGGCTGTACTCTGGCTGGACGAGGTAGGCAAGGACGACATCGACGCCGTCGGCGGCAAGGGCGCGTCGTTGGGCGAACTCGCTGGTGCCGGCCTGCCCGTCCCGCCGGCGTTCGTCGTCACGGCCGGAACGTACCGCTCGTTCATCGAGGAAACCGGGATCGACGACGACCTGTTCGATGCCGTCGACGTCGATCCCGACGATTCGAGCGCGCTCGCCGCCGCCACAGCCGAAGCCGAGGACCTCATTCTGGGGACGGAGATGCCCGAAGAACTTCGGGAAGAGATCCTCGACAACTACGGGAGCCTCGACGACGGTGACGCGTTCGTCGCGGTGCGCTCGTCGGCGACCGCCGAAGACCTGCCCGACGCCTCGTTTGCCGGCCAACAGGAAACCTTCCTCAACATCACCGGCGACGACCTCGTCCAGCGCGTCAAGGAATGCTGGGCCTCACTCTTCACCCAGCGAGCGATCTACTACCGCGAACAGCAGGGGTTCGACCACCGGAACGTCGACATCGCGGTCGTCGTCCAGCGGATGGTCGACGCCGAGAAGTCGGGCGTGATGTTCACCTCCCATCCCTCGACCGGCGCACCCGAACTCATCGTCGAGGCCGCGTGGGGGCTCGGCGAGGCGGTCGTCGCCGGCGAGGTCTCGCCCGACAACTACGTCGTCGACCGCGACAGCCACGAACTCGACTCCGTCACCGTGGCCGACAAGAAGACGATGTGCGTCAAAGAGTCCGAGACGGGCGAGACGACGATGGTCGACGTCCCCAACGAAAAACGCGAGGCACAGGTGCTCGACGAGGACGAACTCGACAGTCTGGTCGAGATCGGCGAACAGGTCGAGGAGCACTACGGCGAACCGCAGGACGTCGAGTGGGCGATCTTCGAGGGCGACGTCTACATGCTCCAGTCGCGACCGATCACGACGATCGCCGACGACGGGGGTGAGCAGGCAAGCGTCGCCAACGGCGGCGACGAGTCCGGAACGAGCGACGATGTGTTGCTCACGGGGCTCGGCGCGAGTCCGGGCATCGCCAGCGGCGCGGTGGCGATCGTCGGCAAGCTCGACCAGCTCGACAAAGTGGGCGAGGGCGACGTCATCGTCACCGAAATGACGACCCCGGACATGGTGCCGGCGATGAAACGCGCGAGCGGTATCGTCACCGACGAGGGCGGGATGACCTCCCACGCGGCGATCGTCTCTAGGGAACTGGGTGTCCCGGCCGTGGTCGGCTCGCAGAGCGCGACGAGCACGCTCGCCGACGGGCGGCACATCACCATCGACGGCGACAAGGGTACGATCCGCGAGGGCGAGGCCGACGACGGCGAGCGCGACGCCGTCGAGGAAGTCCGCCCACAGTCACCCGTCAAGCCGATGACCGCCACCGAGGTGAAGGTCAACGTCTCGATCCCCGAGGCCGCCGAACGCGCCGCCGCGACCGGCGCTGACGGCGTTGGTCTGCTCCGGATGGAGCACATGATCCTCTCGACGAACAAAACCCCCGAGAAGTACATCGACGACCACGGCGAGGACGCCTACATCGAGGAGATCGTCGAGGGTGTCAGAAATGTCGCCGAGGAGTTCTACCCACGACCGGTGCGCGTGCGCACGCTCGACGCCCCCACCGACGAGTTCCGCCAGTTGGAAGGCGGCGAGAGCGAACCCGACGAGCACAACCCGATGCTCGGCTATCGCGGCATCCGACGCAGCCTCGACCGCCCCGACGTGTTCGTCCACGAGCTCGAAGCCTTCCGGCAACTCTACGGGATGGGCTACGACAACGTCGAGATCATGCTGCCGCTCGTCAACGACGTCGAGGACGTCCTCCAGGCCAAGAATCTCATGCAGGACGCCGGCATCGACCCCGACAAGCGATCCTGGGGCGTGATGGTCGAGACGCCCGCCTCGGCGCTGCGCATCGAGGAGATGGCCGACGCGGGCATCGACTTCGCCTCCTTCGGGACGAACGATCTCACCCAGTACACCCTGGCCGTCGACCGGAACAACGGGCAGGTCGCCGACCGCTTCGACGAACTCCACCCCGCCGTGCTCGAACTCGTCGGGCAGACGATCGAGAGCTGCCGCGAGAACGACGTCGCGACGAGCATCTGCGGGCAGGCCGGTTCGAAACCGCAGATGGTGCAGTTCCTCGTCAACGAGGGCGTCTCCTCGATCTCGGCGAACATCGACGCCGTACGCGACGTCCAGCACGAGGTCAAGCGCGTCGAGCAGAAACTCGTCCTCGACACCGTCAGGTAGGATTTTCGATGGCCAGCCACGATCGCACGCGAACCGCGGCGAGATACACAACGGCTAACAGCGTGAGTGACCAGTCCTGATCATGCAGCGGGCCACGCCACAGGAGTTCTCCCGCGTTCTTTCATCGATGTGTACGGAGCCACATCCCGACGCACGCGCGGCCGCCGAGCGCTTTCTCGCGACCAACCCCGGCGATCCCGGCACGTACGAGACGATCGCCGACATCGAGCGCGAGGTCGTCGCCCAGTTGGGAGAGATGGTCTCGCTGCCGGAGCCGGCGGGCTACGTCACCAGCGGCGGTAGCGAGGCGAACATCCAGGCGCTGCGCATCGCGCGCAACCGCGCCAACACGGACGATCCGAACGTGGTCGCGCCCGCGAGCGCCCACTTCAGTTTCCACAAGGCCGCCGGCATGCTCGGGCTCGAACTCCGCACCGCGCCGCTCGACGACGAGCGGCGGGCCAACACGACGGCGATGGCAGAACTCGCCGACGAGGACACCGTCGCGGTCGTCGGCGTCGCCGGCACCACCGAACACGGCCGCGTCGACCCGATCCCCGAGATCGCCACAATCGCCGACGAGGCAGGCGCGCTCTGTCACGTCGACGCCGCGTGGGGCGGCTTCCACCTGCCGTTCACCGATCACGAGTGGGACTTCGCCGACGCCCCGATCGACACGATGACGATCGACCCGCACAAGCTCGGGCGAGCAGTCGTGCCCGCCGGCGGACTGCTCGCGCGCTCGGACGAACTGCTCGACGCGCTCGCGGTCGAAACTCCGTATCTCGAATCGCGCTCGCAGGCGACGCTGACGGGCACGCGAAGCGGGGCCGGCGTGGCGAGCGCCCGCGCCGCACTCGACGCGCTGTGGCCCGACGGCTATCGCGATCAGGCCGAGCGCGGCCAGGCGAACGCCGACTGGCTCGCCGCCGCGCTCGACGAGCGTGGCTATTCGGTCGTCGAGCCCGAACTCCCGCTCGTCGCCGCCGAGATCCCCGGGACTACGTTCGAGGCGCTGCGGGAGATGAACTGGCGGATCTCCCGGACGGGAAACGGTGCGCTTCGCGTCGTCTGCATGCCACACGTCACCCGCGAGATGCTTCGAGCGTTCGTCGACGATCTCGACCGACTGAAATAGACAACACTTAGGCGTGTGACGCAGCGATTTCCGGCAGTGACGCCGCTTCTGTCGGCCCTCGTCGCGGAGACGGTCGGAACCGTGTCTGCGCCGCTGCAGATCGACGCGCTCGAACGTCTCGTCGAGACGGCGACCGGGCCGCTCGGGCTGCTCATCATCGCGGGTTACTCGTTCCTTATCGCGATCGCGCTCCCGCTGCCGAGCGAGATCGTCCTCGTCGCGCCGCTGGATCTCGGAATTTCCGAAACGGGTGATTTCGTCCTGATCACGCTCGTCAGCGGCATCGGGAAGGCCGCCGGCAGCGTCGTCGCCTTCCGCCTCGGCCACGAGGCAAGAGACCGGTCCGGGCGGCTCGTCGAATGGCTGCGCGACTCGCGGTTCGACATCGTCGAATGGTCCGAACGGCGAACGATACAGCTCGTGCGCCGGTACGGCTACATCGGGCTGGCGATCGCACTCTCGGTGCCGTTCTTCCCGGACACGCTGTCGATCTACGCCTTCACCATTCTGGAGGAGGACTACCTGAAGTTCGCCGCGGCGACGTTCGTCGGCAGCGCCGGACGGCTGCTGGTCGTCGCGGGCGTCTTCGCGCCGGTCACCTCGCTGTTCGGGCTCTGACGAGACGGCCACCCGCGAGCGGAAAGCGGCGGGCTTTAGGCTCCCATCCCGGTAGTGATGGCCATGAGCCACGAGGAGTTCCCCACGGAGAACCCGGCGGTCGTCACCTGCGGGCTGCCGTACGCCAACGGCGACCTGCACGTGGGCCATCTCCGGACCTACGTCGGCGGCGATGCCTTCACGCGCGCGCTCCGCAAGCTCGGCCAGGAGACGGCGTTCGTCTCGGGGTCGGACATGCACGGCACGCCCGTCGCGGTCAACGCCTGGGAGGAGGGCGTCACGCCCGAGGAGTTCGCGCTGCGCCACCACGAGAAGTACGAGGCGACGTTCCCGACGTTCGACATCGAATTCGACAACTACGGCCACACGGCCGAAGAGGAGAACGTCGAACTCACCCAGCAGTTCGTCCGCGAGCTCGACGAGAAGGGGTACGTCTACGAGCAGGAGATCGAGGTCGCCTGGGATCCCGAGGAGGGACAGGCTCTGCCCGACAGATACGTCGAGGGCACCTGTCCGTACTGTGGCGAGCACGCCCGCGGCGACGAGTGCGACGAGGGCTGCGGTCGCCACCTGGAACCGGGCGAGATCGAGGAGCCGACGAGCGTGATCACGGGCAATCCCGCCGAGTACCGCACCCGCGAGCACGAGTTCCTGCGCCTCTCGGAGTTCCAGGACTACCTCGGCGAGTTCATCGACCGGATGGACGGGACGGCGAACGCGCGCAACCAGCCCCGCGAGTGGATCGAAGGCGAGCTCCAGGACTGGTGTATCACACGGGACATGGACTGGGGGATCGAGTATCCTGGCGACGAGGAACTCGTGCTCTACGTCTGGGTCGATGCACCGATCGAGTACGTTTCGAGCACGAAGCAGTACAGCGAGCGCGTCGGGAGTGAGGAGTTCGATTGGGAACAGGCGTGGCAGGAGTCGGGCGAGCTCGTCCACGTTATCGGCCGGGACATCATCCAGCATCATACTGTGTTCTGGCCCGCGATGCTCCACGGCGTGGACTACCAGGAACCGCGCGCGGTGCTCGCGAGCGGGTTCGTCAACCTCGACGGCAAGGGCTTTTCGACCAGTCGCGATCGCGCGGTCTGGGTCGACGACTACCTCGACGAGGGGTTCGACCCGGACCTCTATCGCTACTACATCACGACGGGCACCGGCTTCCAGCAGGACATCGACTTCTCCTGGGAGCGGTTCGCCGAGCGCGTCAACGGCGAACTCGTCGGCACGGTGGGGAACTTCCTCTACCGATCGCTGCTCTTTGCCCACCGCAACTACGGGGGAACGCCCGACGGTGAGATCTCCGAGGAAGTGCGCGAGCGCATCGAGCAAGCGATCGACGAGTTCCGGGACGGCGTCAACGACTACTCCGTGCGCGCGGTCGGGGAGTCGGCCGTCGAACTCTCCCAGTTCGGCAACGAGTACATCCAGCGCCACGAGCCCTGGAACGCCGACGATCCCGAGCGAGCGGCGGTCATCCGCGACTGCGTGCAGCTCTCGAAGGCGGTCACGGTGCTCTCCGAGCCGATCATGCCCGGCATGGCCGAGCGACTCTGGGACCAGCTCGACGAGACGGGTTCGGTCCACGAGGTTCTCCTGAACGCAGCACTCGACGCGCCGCCCGCCGAGTTCGATGCGCCCGACGAACCGTTCGAGGGCATCGAGGACGAGCGCGTCGCCGAGCTGAACGAGAAACTGGAGGCGCAGATCGCCGCCGCGAGCGAGGGTGGCGAGAGCAGCGCGGCCACGGAGGGTGACGCTGCCGAGGCCGCGGAGACCGACCTCGAAGCACTGACCGACGACCGCATCGGCTTCGAGGAGTTCCAGGAGCTCGACGTGCGAGTGGGCGAAGTGCTCGCCGCCGAGGGGATCGAGGGCGCGGACGATCTCGCGCGTCTGGAGGTCGATCTCGGCGTCGAGACGCGTCAAATCGTCGCCGGGATCAAACAGCTCCACGATCTCGACGCGCTCCCGGGCGAACGGGTGGTCGTGCTCGCGAACATCGAGAAAACGGAGCTGTTCGGCGTCGAGAGCAACGGGATGGTGCTCGCGGCCGGTGAGGCTGCTGACCTGCTGACCACCCACGGCGACAGCCCGCCGGGAACGAGGGTGCGCTGACCGAGCGGCAGCCATTTCTGGCTTGACGCCAACGATGGGATATGGCGGACGACTGGAAATACGCCGTCGAGGATCTCGAAGACGACGGCGACGAGAGCGCGGACGACGCACGCGCGACCGACGTCTTCGGAGACGACGAGCCGGGCGATCTCGAACCGGGATCACCGTCGTTCGAGAACGTCGTCTTCGTGCTGCTCGGCGTCGCCATCGCGCTGGTGGTCGTTCTCGGGATCTAGCGGACCCAACAGTTAATCCCGCTGCGGGCTAACACACGACCATGACGCTGGCACTCGGTGGCGC belongs to Halococcus qingdaonensis and includes:
- a CDS encoding phosphoribosyltransferase, coding for MTERDDFTCTVTNWEYIYGRCRSVADQVRRTEFEPEVVVALARGGWFAGRCLCDFLGLDDLTSLKMEHYVGTAAKTGEPEIRYPMPEGSVEGKDVLIIDDIADTGGSIERAHEYVTDRDPNAVRTATVQLLGTSEFEPDYVGEHLDSWTWVIYPWNFIEDMTDLVSGVLKPDTAMGMEEIRHLLAEHHGIDRIEMEIAQPDRMDEVLAEMERRELVAREGEGWTLLEEP
- a CDS encoding SDR family NAD(P)-dependent oxidoreductase encodes the protein MNGLNDKTVAVTGAGAGIGRASALRFAEEGANVIVTDIDEDAGRETVELIEDDGGEALFLTVDITSQSDITAMVEEAVDSYGGLDMAHNNAAGAAGDMVPTAEVSEDDWDKELDITLKSTWRCMRHEIDAMLEQGGGAIVNTSSGAGLKGQRNVAPYSAGKHGVVGLTRTAALEYAEDGIRINAVCPGPVDTPGYSQMPDEMREKLKSSVPMRRLGEPEEMANAAVWLCSDDASYVTGMPLSVDGGIMAGR
- a CDS encoding type 1 glutamine amidotransferase domain-containing protein, whose translation is MSDQLDGKTVGIVLAPRGSEEAEFTEPRDAVTDAGASVEVIGVETGEVETVNNDLDPAGSYEIEKTFADASVEEYDGLVVPGGTVGADTLRADDDAVEFVHDFFATEKPLCVICHGPWTLVEADVVDGRQLTSYHSLETDIRNAGGDWVDEEVVVDEGLVTSRNPDDLDTFCDKVVEEIEEGEHEDRETDDV
- the mtnP gene encoding S-methyl-5'-thioadenosine phosphorylase; protein product: MIGLIGGSGIYEALDLDAGHEESVETPFGAPSGSVTVGELDGREIAFLPRHGPNHELSPTEVPYRANIYALKELGVDRVLATNAVGSLREGLPPQTLVVPDQLFDRTRHRTTSFFGDGMVVHMGFAEPYCPHMTSHLATAAETIDDEAAAGADGEADDGPSADSGAEAGGGAEAGVEEDGTYVCIEGPQYSTRAESEFYRAQGWDIVGMTAVPEAKLAREAELCYASVAGVTDYDVWKEDSEVSLQEVLDNAAANEERINATIRRAIETMPDERDCDCAHALDGTINTAAEAIPDETRERLALLAGDYLD
- a CDS encoding segregation and condensation protein A — translated: MTEAAGGAVEDENGEVEPVELLVRLAEEGEIEPWDIDVVDVTDAFLERLDAADLRTSGRALFYASVLLRMKSEALLEPDEEDEPEIEPWEEGYEQPLDEFGPDPVAALEDEMDRRLDRKGARGTPETLDELVRELREAERDSWWKESRTYDTSGSPKGFQRGTQTLDYRSGDDLRVDDEPTEADVTGTAHGEDIEAIIADVQRVLRKQYDAGRDEVLYAEIDTAGGSRVETFLAVLFLSHRGHVRLQQDELFGDLWVQNPNTESASTEAIAD
- a CDS encoding class I SAM-dependent methyltransferase, which codes for MSDPFGRAVRDFHRDEQDAPLIQRDGEWAREHPIEAFYFDEFDPDSDRSEFLMSWLDGPLLDMGAGAGRDTLYFQDQFETVAIEVSDHLVETMRERGVRDARRADMFALRESFERDRFQSAFAWGTQVELAASMQGLREFLDDLAFVTAPDGTATLDCHDPERIVAEGMLGYRADPTPGLAHRVMQFEYEGDIGETLLFRLFGPDRLREAAAEIGWEVAAHSYDAADSPHYQAALTKA
- the ppsA gene encoding pyruvate, water dikinase — its product is MAVLWLDEVGKDDIDAVGGKGASLGELAGAGLPVPPAFVVTAGTYRSFIEETGIDDDLFDAVDVDPDDSSALAAATAEAEDLILGTEMPEELREEILDNYGSLDDGDAFVAVRSSATAEDLPDASFAGQQETFLNITGDDLVQRVKECWASLFTQRAIYYREQQGFDHRNVDIAVVVQRMVDAEKSGVMFTSHPSTGAPELIVEAAWGLGEAVVAGEVSPDNYVVDRDSHELDSVTVADKKTMCVKESETGETTMVDVPNEKREAQVLDEDELDSLVEIGEQVEEHYGEPQDVEWAIFEGDVYMLQSRPITTIADDGGEQASVANGGDESGTSDDVLLTGLGASPGIASGAVAIVGKLDQLDKVGEGDVIVTEMTTPDMVPAMKRASGIVTDEGGMTSHAAIVSRELGVPAVVGSQSATSTLADGRHITIDGDKGTIREGEADDGERDAVEEVRPQSPVKPMTATEVKVNVSIPEAAERAAATGADGVGLLRMEHMILSTNKTPEKYIDDHGEDAYIEEIVEGVRNVAEEFYPRPVRVRTLDAPTDEFRQLEGGESEPDEHNPMLGYRGIRRSLDRPDVFVHELEAFRQLYGMGYDNVEIMLPLVNDVEDVLQAKNLMQDAGIDPDKRSWGVMVETPASALRIEEMADAGIDFASFGTNDLTQYTLAVDRNNGQVADRFDELHPAVLELVGQTIESCRENDVATSICGQAGSKPQMVQFLVNEGVSSISANIDAVRDVQHEVKRVEQKLVLDTVR
- a CDS encoding DUF7312 domain-containing protein codes for the protein MADDWKYAVEDLEDDGDESADDARATDVFGDDEPGDLEPGSPSFENVVFVLLGVAIALVVVLGI
- the metG gene encoding methionine--tRNA ligase; amino-acid sequence: MSHEEFPTENPAVVTCGLPYANGDLHVGHLRTYVGGDAFTRALRKLGQETAFVSGSDMHGTPVAVNAWEEGVTPEEFALRHHEKYEATFPTFDIEFDNYGHTAEEENVELTQQFVRELDEKGYVYEQEIEVAWDPEEGQALPDRYVEGTCPYCGEHARGDECDEGCGRHLEPGEIEEPTSVITGNPAEYRTREHEFLRLSEFQDYLGEFIDRMDGTANARNQPREWIEGELQDWCITRDMDWGIEYPGDEELVLYVWVDAPIEYVSSTKQYSERVGSEEFDWEQAWQESGELVHVIGRDIIQHHTVFWPAMLHGVDYQEPRAVLASGFVNLDGKGFSTSRDRAVWVDDYLDEGFDPDLYRYYITTGTGFQQDIDFSWERFAERVNGELVGTVGNFLYRSLLFAHRNYGGTPDGEISEEVRERIEQAIDEFRDGVNDYSVRAVGESAVELSQFGNEYIQRHEPWNADDPERAAVIRDCVQLSKAVTVLSEPIMPGMAERLWDQLDETGSVHEVLLNAALDAPPAEFDAPDEPFEGIEDERVAELNEKLEAQIAAASEGGESSAATEGDAAEAAETDLEALTDDRIGFEEFQELDVRVGEVLAAEGIEGADDLARLEVDLGVETRQIVAGIKQLHDLDALPGERVVVLANIEKTELFGVESNGMVLAAGEAADLLTTHGDSPPGTRVR
- the mfnA gene encoding tyrosine decarboxylase MfnA, which produces MQRATPQEFSRVLSSMCTEPHPDARAAAERFLATNPGDPGTYETIADIEREVVAQLGEMVSLPEPAGYVTSGGSEANIQALRIARNRANTDDPNVVAPASAHFSFHKAAGMLGLELRTAPLDDERRANTTAMAELADEDTVAVVGVAGTTEHGRVDPIPEIATIADEAGALCHVDAAWGGFHLPFTDHEWDFADAPIDTMTIDPHKLGRAVVPAGGLLARSDELLDALAVETPYLESRSQATLTGTRSGAGVASARAALDALWPDGYRDQAERGQANADWLAAALDERGYSVVEPELPLVAAEIPGTTFEALREMNWRISRTGNGALRVVCMPHVTREMLRAFVDDLDRLK
- a CDS encoding YqaA family protein; protein product: MTPLLSALVAETVGTVSAPLQIDALERLVETATGPLGLLIIAGYSFLIAIALPLPSEIVLVAPLDLGISETGDFVLITLVSGIGKAAGSVVAFRLGHEARDRSGRLVEWLRDSRFDIVEWSERRTIQLVRRYGYIGLAIALSVPFFPDTLSIYAFTILEEDYLKFAAATFVGSAGRLLVVAGVFAPVTSLFGL